The following coding sequences lie in one Dehalococcoidales bacterium genomic window:
- a CDS encoding type II toxin-antitoxin system HicB family antitoxin, translated as MKYTVIIEEGRESGYMAHVPVLRGCVSQGETREEALKNIKEAMEAYVEALLDDGLPIPTEAGRDTVELEVAAK; from the coding sequence ATGAAATACACAGTCATCATTGAAGAGGGTCGTGAATCGGGTTACATGGCCCATGTTCCTGTTCTTAGAGGATGTGTCTCTCAGGGTGAAACCAGGGAAGAAGCCTTGAAGAACATCAAGGAAGCCATGGAAGCCTATGTTGAGGCGCTTCTTGATGATGGGCTTCCCATTCCTACAGAGGCAGGCAGGGACACCGTGGAGCTTGAGGTTGCCGCTAAGTGA
- the tuf gene encoding elongation factor Tu, which produces MAKKKFERTKPHCNVGTIGHVDHGKTTLTSAITLVLSAAGGGTTGFRSFDSIDNAPEEKARGLTIAIAHIEYETEKRHYAHIDCPGHADFIKNMITGAAQMDGAILVVSAPDGPMPQTREHILLARQVEVPSIVVALNKVDVMDDEELLELVEMELRELLSKYNFPGDEIPVVRVSALKALECGCGKRECEWCGPILKLMDAVDDYIPTPDRPKDLPFLMSIEDVFSIKGRGTVPTGRVERGTVKVGDDVEIVGLHHEPRKTTVTGLEMFHKLLDEAEPGDAVGALLRGIDRGDIERGQVLAKPGTIHPHTYADAQVYVLSRDEGGRHTPFFNGYRPQFYIRTTDVTGTIELPEGVEMVMPGDNITMKIKLIYPVALEPGLRFAIREGGRTVGAGTFTRIIE; this is translated from the coding sequence ATGGCAAAGAAGAAGTTTGAACGGACCAAGCCGCACTGCAACGTAGGTACTATTGGCCATGTCGATCATGGTAAGACGACGCTGACTTCGGCGATAACGCTGGTGCTGTCCGCGGCCGGTGGCGGAACGACCGGTTTTCGTTCCTTTGACAGCATTGATAATGCGCCTGAGGAGAAAGCACGGGGCCTAACTATTGCCATTGCTCATATCGAGTACGAGACAGAGAAGCGGCATTATGCTCATATCGACTGCCCCGGGCATGCAGACTTCATCAAGAATATGATTACGGGTGCTGCCCAGATGGATGGTGCGATACTGGTAGTCAGTGCTCCCGATGGACCGATGCCCCAGACACGCGAACACATCCTGCTGGCCCGCCAGGTGGAAGTGCCCAGCATCGTCGTCGCACTTAATAAGGTGGACGTAATGGATGATGAGGAGCTACTGGAACTTGTCGAGATGGAACTACGGGAGTTGCTCTCCAAGTATAATTTCCCCGGTGATGAAATACCGGTAGTCAGGGTGAGTGCCCTCAAGGCGCTGGAGTGCGGTTGCGGTAAGCGTGAGTGCGAGTGGTGTGGTCCCATCCTGAAGCTGATGGATGCCGTTGATGACTATATCCCGACTCCTGACAGACCGAAAGACCTGCCGTTCCTTATGTCAATCGAGGACGTATTCAGCATTAAGGGCCGTGGTACCGTTCCCACCGGGAGAGTGGAAAGGGGAACAGTGAAGGTTGGTGATGACGTTGAGATTGTAGGCCTTCATCATGAGCCCCGTAAGACCACCGTTACCGGTCTGGAGATGTTCCACAAATTACTGGACGAAGCGGAACCGGGTGATGCCGTCGGTGCGCTGCTAAGGGGTATTGACCGGGGTGATATAGAGCGTGGACAGGTACTGGCGAAACCGGGTACGATACATCCCCATACGTATGCGGATGCCCAAGTCTATGTCTTGAGCAGGGATGAGGGAGGCAGGCATACACCCTTCTTCAACGGGTACCGTCCCCAGTTCTATATCCGGACGACAGATGTTACCGGCACCATTGAGCTACCGGAAGGGGTAGAGATGGTTATGCCCGGTGACAATATCACTATGAAGATAAAACTTATATATCCTGTAGCCCTGGAGCCGGGATTGCGTTTTGCTATCCGAGAGGGCGGCAGGACTGTGGGTGCTGGTACCTTCACCAGGATTATCGAGTAG
- a CDS encoding DUF362 domain-containing protein, whose amino-acid sequence MIFEASEFIFKAPPAVSRARRVLVKPSACYQVPYPATTSRDMLSDIIDGIRRVSDADIILLEGVPGGNPVYPTYQALGYNFPRVLMLDVKDCIWVEVDNPLPKALAVPTFWIPNVILSSDYLISVAPLKVINGKGSLTIQNLLTLLPNTKYDGETPGGWDALYELGIDRVITDLYFTLPFDLGIVEARQKLTCWGDPTRGDVEDCGKIFVGEPYQVDREASEVLGLRTDYLDLIKIAEVGFET is encoded by the coding sequence TTGATATTTGAGGCCTCGGAGTTCATTTTCAAGGCACCGCCGGCGGTGTCCCGGGCACGGCGCGTCCTGGTTAAGCCCAGTGCCTGTTATCAAGTACCATACCCGGCAACTACCAGTCGGGATATGCTGTCAGATATTATCGACGGTATCAGGCGAGTCAGCGACGCCGATATAATACTGCTGGAGGGTGTGCCCGGTGGCAACCCGGTGTACCCGACATACCAGGCCCTGGGGTACAATTTCCCCCGGGTGCTGATGCTGGATGTCAAGGACTGTATCTGGGTAGAGGTAGATAATCCCCTGCCCAAAGCACTGGCGGTGCCAACATTCTGGATACCCAATGTCATCCTGTCCAGTGACTACCTGATAAGCGTTGCGCCGTTGAAGGTTATCAATGGGAAAGGCAGCCTCACCATCCAGAACCTGCTGACATTACTTCCGAATACGAAGTATGACGGGGAAACACCCGGGGGCTGGGATGCTCTTTATGAGCTGGGCATAGACAGGGTGATTACAGACCTCTACTTCACCCTGCCCTTTGACCTGGGAATAGTAGAGGCACGGCAGAAACTCACCTGCTGGGGCGACCCCACCAGGGGCGACGTTGAAGATTGTGGCAAGATATTTGTGGGTGAACCCTATCAGGTAGACCGTGAGGCTTCTGAGGTACTCGGGCTAAGAACTGACTATCTTGACCTTATCAAGATAGCCGAGGTTGGATTCGAAACCTAG
- a CDS encoding acylphosphatase: MIEPVALHAIVYGRVQGVYFRTFVVRRGAELGLTGYARNLPDGTVEVRAEGETGQLQRLLDRLKTGPPAARVEKVDTDWSANTEGYTTFRIRY, from the coding sequence ATGATTGAACCGGTGGCACTTCACGCAATAGTATACGGTCGTGTACAGGGTGTCTACTTTCGTACCTTTGTCGTCAGACGCGGTGCTGAACTGGGTCTGACCGGCTATGCGCGCAACCTGCCCGATGGAACGGTGGAAGTCCGGGCGGAGGGGGAAACGGGACAACTACAGAGATTGCTTGACCGCCTTAAGACCGGGCCACCCGCGGCCAGGGTGGAGAAGGTGGACACCGACTGGTCGGCGAATACCGAAGGCTATACCACCTTCAGGATAAGGTACTAA
- the rnc gene encoding ribonuclease III: MESLAAAQQALGISFNNPLLLKEALVHGSYTNEFPHLAPATNERMEFLGDAVLGLVVAAKLYTDFSHLNEGEMTKLRAVLVRGNTLARVARDIGLGEYLLMGKGEEATGGRTKPANLAGALEAFIGAIFLDQGYGAAGDFVLRLLDSELEKAVSQGIATSSKSKLQELLQAREQQAPTYHVIEATGPAHERWFTVEVRLGDTVLGKGSGKSKKIAETDAAHTILRKLLANFTE, encoded by the coding sequence ATGGAAAGCCTGGCCGCAGCGCAGCAAGCCCTCGGAATCTCCTTCAACAACCCTCTACTCCTTAAGGAGGCCCTGGTGCATGGCTCCTACACCAATGAGTTTCCGCACCTGGCTCCGGCGACTAACGAAAGGATGGAGTTCCTCGGAGACGCCGTCCTGGGCCTGGTGGTTGCTGCCAAACTCTATACCGATTTCTCCCATTTGAACGAGGGGGAGATGACCAAGCTTCGCGCCGTCCTGGTACGGGGAAATACTCTGGCCCGGGTAGCCAGAGACATCGGGCTCGGCGAATATCTCCTTATGGGGAAGGGAGAGGAAGCAACCGGCGGCCGGACCAAGCCAGCCAACCTTGCCGGAGCACTGGAAGCATTTATCGGAGCTATCTTTCTTGACCAGGGCTACGGCGCCGCCGGGGACTTCGTCCTGAGGCTGCTCGATTCCGAATTGGAAAAGGCGGTCAGCCAGGGCATAGCCACCAGTTCCAAATCAAAACTCCAGGAATTACTCCAGGCGCGGGAGCAGCAGGCACCCACCTACCACGTTATCGAAGCTACCGGACCGGCCCACGAAAGGTGGTTCACGGTTGAAGTAAGGCTGGGCGATACCGTGCTGGGCAAGGGCTCCGGTAAAAGCAAGAAAATCGCCGAAACGGACGCCGCCCATACCATACTGAGGAAACTCCTGGCCAACTTTACAGAATGA